A window of Ictidomys tridecemlineatus isolate mIctTri1 chromosome 15, mIctTri1.hap1, whole genome shotgun sequence contains these coding sequences:
- the Mlkl gene encoding mixed lineage kinase domain-like protein, whose translation MDKLAQIISLGQLIYKQCEEMKYCQKQCLRLGSRVHSLLQPLKMLQAQGERKLSAEIMTALNHFEAALEEAKRQIEKFSSQSNIWKFLKAGGNKILFREVNEQLRDVYEELSLLLQADQLIFRVSQGASWAQEDQQDAEEDKQVFQSLPQRMENENIKASLRRLEINMKEIKETLRQLLGSASSKPTQKIPQDQVKEIKKEQLLGSPWILLREDEFSTLYKGEYHRSPVAIKVFNKPQARSIGTVRHTFNNEIRTMKKFDSPNILRIFGICIDETVSPPQFSIVTEYCELGTLRELLDKEKDLTFGVRIFLVLGAAKGLYRLHHSEAPELHSNISSSSFLVTEGYQVKLAGFELSKTQTSISQETKGNKAERVNSTAYVSPQGLENVFHKYDIKAEIYSFGIVLWEIATGKIPFEGYSSKAIHQQVVVDRQQEPLGEDCPLELQEIIDECRAYEPSKRPSVNGILEKLSTFT comes from the exons ATGGATAAACTGGCGCAGATCATCTCCTTAGGCCAGCTCATCTACAAACAGTGTGAAGAGATGAAATACTGCCAGAAGCAGTGCCTGCGTCTGGGGAGCCGGGTCCACAGCCTGCTGCAGCCTCTGAAGATGCTCCAGGCCCAAGGAGAGAGGAAACTGTCCGCTGAGATAATGACTGCCCTGAACCACTTCGAAGCTGCCCTGGAGGAAGCTAAGAGGCAGATAGAAAAGTTCAGCAGTCAATCTAATATCTGGAAGTTTCTAAAGGCAGGTGGTAACAAGATACTCTTCAGGGAAGTGAATGAACAGCTGAGAGACGTCTACGAGGAGCTCTCACTGCTACTTCAGGCTGATCAGCTTATTTTCAGGGTCAGCCAAGGAGCATCCTGGGCACAGGAAGATCAGCAGGATGCAGAGGAAGACAAACAAGTCTTCCAAAGCTTACCCCAAAGAATGG aaaatgaaaacattaaagcTTCACTGAGGAGGTTGGAAATCAACatgaaagaaatcaaggaaaccTTACGGCAGT TGCTGGGCTCAGCCTCATCAAAACCCACGCAGAAGATCCCACAGGACCAAGTCAAGGAGATTAAGAAGGAACAGCTTTTAGGATCCCCATGGATCCTGCTGAGGGAAGACGAATTCAGCACACTCTATAAAGGAGAGTACCATAGATCTCCAGTGGCCATAAAAGTATTCAACAAACCCCAGGCCAGAAGCATTGG AACCGTGAGGCATACCTTCAATAATGAGATCAGAACAATGAAGAAATTTGATTCCCCCAACATCCTGCGTATATTTGGGATTTGCATTGATGAAACAG TGAGTCCACCTCAATTCTCAATCGTCACGGAGTACTGTGAACTGGGGACCCTGAGGGAGCTGTTGGATAAGGAGAAGGACCTCACTTTTGGTGTACGCATCTTCCTAGTCTTGGGAGCAGCCAAAGGCTTGTACAG GCTACATCATTCGGAAGCACCTGAACTCCATAGCAATATCAGCAGCTCGAGTTTCCTGGTAACTGAGGGCTACCAAGTGAAG CTTGCAGGATTTGAATTGAGTAAAACACAGACTTCCATCAGTCAGGAAACTAAAGGGAATAAAGCAGAGAGAGTCAATTCTACAGCTTATGTCTCACCTCAGGGACTGGAAAATGTGTTCCATAAATATGACATCAAAGCTGAAATATACAG CTTTGGAATCGTCCTCTGGGAAATTGCCACGGGGAAGATCCCATTTGAAG GCTACAGCTCTAAGGCGATTCACCAGCAGGTGGTTGTGGACCGGCAGCAGGAGCCACTGGGTGAAGACTGTCCTTTAGAGCTGCAGGAGATCATTGATGAGTGCAGGGCCTATGAGCCTTCCAAGCGGCCCTCTGTTAATG GAATCTTAGAGAAACTGTCTACCTTTACTTAG